One window of Pseudomonas sp. FP198 genomic DNA carries:
- a CDS encoding electron transfer flavoprotein subunit alpha/FixB family protein, translating into MSDIIRRDPRAEWIARNRLHPLHAAMQPVQHSWMGPNGVIRKNVHGVGFIGPNGIKRIDRSGAQQGGATKRTAATEVQLPLHQVPQPAFYISVVPDMVGGRLSSHDRDLLGLAHQLAGSEGAVLAVVFGEHKENAFATAGVDRLLVLEGEEFSGYAPEQRVQGLRAVDNQFNPRHWLLPDSRSGGGELGRRFAAALGERPATRVWQVKGEECIGRAGAGLQDLARPLARLILAAAECAEPVSETRHEALPVELSTSVARSLSRIEDLGAVAVDPGAIPMAEAEFIFSGGNGVKDWELFHRTAAALGATEGASRVAVDDGFMARDRQVGASGTWVTARVYVAVGISGAIQHLQGIGACDKVVAINLDPGCDMIKRADLSVIGDSAAILQALIAAVEAYRNEARRDAA; encoded by the coding sequence ATGAGCGACATCATCCGCCGCGACCCTCGCGCCGAGTGGATCGCCCGTAACCGGCTGCACCCGCTGCACGCGGCCATGCAACCGGTGCAGCACAGCTGGATGGGCCCTAACGGCGTCATTCGCAAGAACGTCCATGGGGTCGGCTTCATCGGCCCCAACGGCATCAAGCGCATCGACCGCAGCGGTGCCCAGCAGGGCGGCGCAACCAAGCGCACTGCGGCCACTGAAGTGCAGTTGCCGCTGCACCAGGTGCCGCAACCGGCGTTCTACATCAGCGTGGTCCCGGACATGGTCGGTGGCCGTCTCAGCAGTCACGACCGCGACCTGTTGGGCCTGGCCCATCAGTTGGCCGGCAGCGAAGGTGCGGTCCTGGCGGTGGTCTTTGGCGAGCATAAGGAAAATGCATTCGCCACGGCGGGCGTGGACCGCTTGCTGGTGCTTGAGGGCGAGGAATTCAGCGGTTATGCACCGGAACAACGGGTCCAAGGCCTGCGGGCTGTGGATAACCAGTTCAACCCACGCCACTGGCTGTTGCCTGACAGCCGCAGCGGTGGCGGCGAACTGGGCCGGCGCTTCGCCGCGGCCCTGGGCGAACGCCCGGCCACTCGTGTCTGGCAGGTCAAGGGCGAAGAGTGCATCGGCCGTGCCGGTGCGGGCCTGCAAGACCTGGCTCGGCCGTTGGCGCGACTGATCCTGGCAGCGGCCGAATGCGCCGAGCCGGTTAGCGAAACCCGCCACGAAGCCTTGCCGGTGGAGTTATCCACAAGCGTGGCGCGCAGCTTGTCGCGGATCGAGGATCTTGGTGCGGTGGCGGTGGATCCGGGCGCGATCCCGATGGCCGAGGCCGAATTCATTTTCTCCGGGGGCAACGGCGTCAAGGACTGGGAGCTTTTCCACAGAACCGCGGCGGCCTTGGGCGCGACCGAAGGCGCTTCGCGGGTGGCGGTGGACGACGGTTTCATGGCCCGCGACCGTCAGGTGGGCGCCAGCGGCACCTGGGTCACCGCACGGGTCTACGTGGCCGTGGGGATTTCCGGGGCGATCCAGCACCTGCAAGGCATCGGTGCCTGCGACAAGGTGGTGGCGATCAACCTTGATCCGGGCTGCGACATGATCAAGCGCGCGGACTTGTCGGTGATCGGCGACAGCGCGGCGATTCTCCAGGCCCTGATCGCGGCGGTAGAGGCTTACCGCAACGAAGCCAGGCGCGATGCGGCTTAA
- a CDS encoding GMC oxidoreductase: MTRISTPISEIKEHYDVIVIGSGYGGGIAASRLSRAGRKVCLLERGREIQPGEYPNTLLAATEELQVHDPDGHIGSRTGLFDLHVNAQQNVVVGCGLGGTSLINANVALEAEPGVFEDPRWPLAMREHRDTLLQDGYARAREMLKPNPYPASSPNLPKLDAHKKSADYLKQGAHFYKPPINVTFDKLPNNLNHVGVEQLPCNGCGDCVSGCNNKAKNTTLMNYLPDAWNHGTEIFCQAEVRHLERDGDGWIVHFQYLDSGREMFSAPTLFVRADIVVVSAGTLGSTEIMLRSRDKGLSMSAQLGENMSGNGDILGFGHNCDQVINGIGFGAHSAKELEPVGPCITSVIDMRTEGDWRSRMVIEEGSIPGALGRAMVPSMAAFAEMIGVPTDTGFGAALRYKGREAESFLRGPYYGALHNMQTYLIMSHDNGKGRMVLDNKDQLRIDWSGVGEQENVTLGNERLHQSTKALGGIWVENPIWTKLLKHSIVSVHPLGGCVMGEDAAQGVVNHKGQVFSGASGTDVYPGLYVTDGSVIPTSLAVNPLLTISAVSERNMGLLAADRGWLIDYTLPSAPRKPVAAPTLGVQFTETMKGYFSSAFTQPQGTDLALYEEAAKRGKADNSPIEFTLTITAADLDRLIKEPEHAATLVGTLDAPLLSAKPLVASNGVFNLFEQYQAQVGVRHMNYDMKLTAEDGSDYFFSAFKTVPEDNGVLNIWHDTSTLYVTLYRGPDKTGAVLGSGVMHILPADFAKQMTTMKVLNARNERERVEALARFGKFFAGILWESYGGVFAGDVYFNPDAPPRLKRPLDAPAPVVHFFQTEDRVELRLTRYQAGSKGPVMLVHGLGVGSNIFSTDTIHTNLLEYLCKHEYDVWLLDLRVSILLPASKNEWNGDQVAQYDFKAAIGQIQQATSARDVQCVVHCYGATTFFMSMLAGLQGVRSVVCSQIAADTVVATATGLKAGLHLPGMLDAIGIKSMTAYADTKESWFNKLYDKALNGYARIEAQGYCTNPVCHRITFMYASLYRHDTLNETLHDNLHELFGESNIQTFEHLALIVRKGHLVDFKGNDVYMPHFDRLKLPICFISGADNQCYLPQSTLKTYERLCEMHGPQLFSRHEVPGYGHIDCMFGKDAVVDVYPIILGHLEKTALG, translated from the coding sequence ATGACACGGATATCGACCCCCATCAGTGAAATCAAGGAACACTACGACGTTATCGTCATCGGTTCCGGCTACGGCGGCGGCATTGCCGCGTCGCGTCTGTCCCGGGCCGGGCGCAAGGTCTGCCTGCTGGAACGTGGCCGGGAAATCCAGCCGGGCGAATACCCCAATACGTTGCTCGCCGCCACCGAGGAGTTGCAGGTACACGACCCCGACGGCCACATCGGTTCGCGTACCGGGCTGTTCGACCTGCATGTCAACGCCCAGCAGAACGTGGTGGTCGGGTGTGGCCTGGGCGGCACGTCGTTGATCAACGCCAACGTCGCCCTGGAAGCCGAGCCTGGCGTGTTCGAGGATCCGCGCTGGCCGCTGGCGATGCGCGAGCACCGCGACACGTTGCTCCAGGACGGCTACGCGCGGGCTCGGGAAATGCTCAAGCCCAACCCGTATCCGGCGTCCTCGCCGAACCTGCCCAAGCTCGACGCCCATAAAAAATCCGCTGATTACCTCAAGCAGGGCGCGCATTTCTACAAGCCGCCGATCAACGTGACTTTCGACAAGTTGCCGAACAACCTCAACCACGTCGGTGTCGAGCAGTTGCCGTGCAACGGCTGTGGCGACTGCGTCTCGGGCTGTAACAACAAGGCCAAGAACACCACGCTGATGAATTATCTGCCGGACGCCTGGAACCATGGCACGGAGATTTTCTGCCAGGCCGAGGTGCGGCACCTGGAGCGCGATGGCGACGGCTGGATCGTGCATTTCCAGTACCTGGACAGTGGTCGCGAAATGTTCTCGGCGCCAACGCTGTTCGTGCGCGCCGATATCGTCGTGGTCTCCGCCGGCACCCTGGGCTCCACCGAGATCATGTTGCGCTCGCGGGACAAGGGCCTGTCGATGTCTGCCCAGTTGGGCGAGAACATGAGCGGCAACGGTGACATCCTCGGCTTCGGCCACAACTGCGACCAGGTCATCAACGGCATCGGTTTTGGCGCTCATTCGGCCAAGGAGCTGGAGCCGGTGGGGCCGTGCATCACCTCGGTGATCGACATGCGCACCGAAGGCGACTGGCGCAGCCGCATGGTCATCGAAGAAGGCTCGATCCCCGGCGCCCTCGGCCGGGCCATGGTGCCGAGCATGGCGGCGTTCGCCGAGATGATCGGCGTGCCCACCGACACCGGCTTCGGTGCCGCCCTCAGGTACAAGGGGCGCGAAGCCGAAAGCTTCCTGCGCGGACCGTACTACGGCGCGCTGCATAACATGCAGACCTACCTGATCATGAGCCATGACAACGGCAAGGGCCGCATGGTCCTCGACAACAAGGACCAGCTGCGCATCGACTGGTCCGGTGTCGGCGAGCAGGAAAACGTTACCCTCGGCAACGAGCGTCTGCACCAGAGCACCAAGGCCCTGGGCGGGATCTGGGTCGAAAACCCGATCTGGACCAAGCTGCTCAAGCACAGCATTGTCTCGGTCCATCCACTGGGCGGTTGCGTGATGGGCGAGGACGCCGCCCAGGGCGTGGTCAATCACAAGGGGCAGGTGTTCAGTGGCGCCAGCGGCACCGACGTCTACCCAGGCCTGTACGTGACGGACGGCTCGGTGATCCCGACGTCCCTGGCGGTCAATCCGCTGCTGACCATTTCAGCGGTGAGTGAACGCAACATGGGCCTGCTGGCGGCCGATCGCGGTTGGCTGATCGATTACACGCTGCCGTCGGCCCCGCGCAAACCAGTGGCGGCACCGACCCTCGGTGTGCAGTTCACCGAAACCATGAAGGGCTATTTTTCCAGCGCCTTCACCCAACCCCAGGGCACCGACCTGGCGCTTTACGAGGAGGCTGCCAAGCGCGGCAAGGCTGACAATTCGCCCATCGAATTTACGCTGACCATCACTGCTGCCGACCTTGATCGTTTGATCAAGGAGCCGGAGCACGCGGCGACCCTGGTGGGCACGCTCGATGCGCCTCTGCTGTCGGCGAAGCCGTTGGTCGCCAGCAACGGCGTGTTCAACCTGTTCGAGCAGTATCAGGCTCAGGTCGGCGTGCGGCACATGAACTACGACATGAAACTGACCGCCGAAGACGGCAGCGACTATTTCTTCAGTGCGTTCAAGACGGTGCCGGAGGACAACGGCGTGCTGAACATCTGGCACGACACCAGCACCCTCTACGTCACGCTCTATCGCGGGCCGGACAAGACCGGCGCGGTGCTCGGCTCGGGGGTGATGCACATCCTGCCGGCGGATTTTGCCAAGCAGATGACCACCATGAAAGTGCTCAACGCCCGCAACGAGCGTGAGCGGGTGGAGGCGCTGGCGCGATTCGGCAAGTTCTTCGCGGGCATCCTGTGGGAGAGTTACGGCGGGGTGTTCGCCGGCGATGTCTATTTCAATCCGGACGCGCCGCCGCGCTTGAAACGGCCGCTGGATGCACCGGCCCCGGTGGTGCATTTTTTCCAGACCGAAGACCGCGTCGAGCTGCGCCTGACGCGCTACCAGGCAGGCAGCAAGGGCCCGGTGATGCTGGTCCATGGCCTGGGCGTGGGCTCGAATATCTTTTCCACCGACACTATCCACACCAACCTGTTGGAGTACCTGTGCAAGCACGAGTACGACGTCTGGCTGCTGGATTTGCGGGTGAGTATCCTGCTGCCGGCCAGCAAAAACGAATGGAACGGCGATCAGGTCGCCCAATACGACTTCAAGGCCGCTATCGGGCAGATACAGCAGGCGACCTCGGCTCGTGACGTGCAATGCGTAGTGCATTGCTACGGCGCGACGACGTTCTTCATGTCGATGCTGGCGGGCCTGCAGGGCGTGCGCTCGGTGGTCTGCTCGCAGATCGCCGCCGACACGGTGGTCGCCACCGCCACCGGGTTGAAGGCCGGTTTGCATTTGCCGGGGATGCTCGATGCCATCGGCATCAAGTCCATGACGGCCTATGCCGACACCAAGGAAAGCTGGTTCAACAAACTCTACGACAAGGCCCTCAACGGCTATGCCCGGATCGAGGCCCAGGGTTACTGCACCAATCCGGTCTGCCACCGCATCACGTTCATGTATGCGTCGCTGTACCGCCACGACACCCTCAACGAAACCCTGCACGACAATCTGCATGAATTGTTCGGCGAGTCGAACATCCAGACCTTCGAGCACCTGGCGCTGATCGTGCGCAAGGGGCACCTGGTGGACTTCAAGGGCAACGACGTCTACATGCCGCATTTCGATCGGTTGAAGTTGCCGATCTGCTTCATCAGCGGCGCCGACAACCAATGCTACTTGCCGCAGAGCACCCTCAAGACCTACGAGCGGTTGTGCGAGATGCACGGTCCGCAGTTGTTCAGCCGTCATGAGGTCCCCGGCTACGGCCACATCGACTGCATGTTCGGCAAGGACGCGGTGGTGGATGTGTATCCGATCATCCTCGGGCACCTGGAGAAGACGGCGCTCGGTTGA
- a CDS encoding electron transfer flavoprotein subunit beta produces the protein MSTQVISLVSIGAHPTSGRPRRAEQDARAVELGLQLAGNELQVLHAGDVAEPALRAYLGMGLDELHVLDNPEGADALPALTEYLRDAGAQVVLTGSQAETGEGSGMLPFLLAENLGWPLVVGLAQVESIDNGVALVLQALPRGQRRRLKVRLPFLATVDNAAPKPRQSAYGPARRGALQAEEVEVVDDTLLAVATLQPAKPRPKRLKVIKAKSGADRMKAATAKASGGGGQVLKGVTPEAGAEAILKLLVEEGVVR, from the coding sequence ATGAGTACCCAAGTGATCAGCCTCGTCTCCATCGGCGCCCACCCGACCTCTGGTCGGCCCCGGCGCGCCGAACAGGACGCCCGCGCCGTGGAGCTGGGCCTGCAACTGGCCGGCAATGAACTGCAAGTGCTGCATGCCGGCGACGTGGCCGAACCGGCACTGCGCGCCTACCTGGGCATGGGCCTGGATGAGCTGCACGTGTTGGATAATCCGGAGGGCGCCGATGCGCTGCCGGCGTTGACCGAATATCTGCGAGACGCTGGCGCCCAAGTGGTGCTCACCGGCAGCCAGGCGGAAACCGGTGAAGGCTCGGGCATGTTGCCGTTTCTGCTGGCGGAAAACCTCGGTTGGCCGTTGGTGGTGGGGTTGGCCCAGGTCGAATCCATCGACAACGGCGTGGCCCTGGTGCTGCAAGCCTTGCCCCGCGGTCAGCGCCGTCGGCTCAAGGTGCGCCTGCCGTTCCTGGCCACTGTGGATAACGCCGCGCCGAAACCACGGCAGAGCGCTTATGGCCCGGCGCGGCGTGGGGCGTTGCAGGCGGAGGAAGTCGAAGTGGTCGACGACACCCTGCTGGCGGTGGCAACCCTGCAACCGGCCAAGCCACGGCCCAAGCGCCTGAAGGTCATCAAGGCCAAGAGCGGCGCCGACCGCATGAAAGCCGCCACGGCCAAGGCCAGCGGCGGCGGTGGGCAGGTGCTCAAGGGTGTCACCCCGGAAGCGGGGGCCGAGGCGATTTTGAAGCTGCTGGTGGAGGAAGGGGTGGTTCGCTAA
- the dgcB gene encoding dimethylglycine demethylation protein DgcB — translation MLNTLLPILLFAAIGLAVLGALRRVNMWRRGRPAKVDLIGGLFAMPKRYMVDLHHVVARDKYIANTHVATAGGAVASIVLAILVHGFGLHNRFLGYALLLMSAVMFVGAIFMYLRRRNPPARLSKGPWMRLPKSLLAFSASFFLVTLPVAGILPENFGGWLVAAILGVGVLWGVSELFFGMTWGGPMKHAFAGALHLAWHRRAERFGGGRSTGLKPLDLTDPAAPLGVEKPKDFTWNQLLGFDACVQCGKCEAACPAFAAGQPLNPKKLIQDMVVGLAGGTDAKFAGSPYPGKPVGEHGGNPHQPIVNGLVDAETLWSCTTCRACVEECPMMIEHVDAIVDMRRHLTLEKGATPNKGAEVLENLIATDNPGGFAPGGRMNWAADLNLNLLSEKKSADVLFWVGDGAFDMRNQRTLRAFVKILKAAKIDFAVLGLEERDSGDVARRLGDEATFQLLAKRNIQTLAKYSFNRIVTCDPHSFHVLKNEYGAFDGNYLVQHHSTYLAEIIDAGALNLGQHKGDSVTYHDPCYLGRYNGEYEAPRQVLRALGIEVKEMQRSGFRSRCCGGGGGAPITDIPGKQRIPDMRMEDIRETGAELVAVGCPQCTAMLEGVVEPRPMIKDIAELVADALLEDTTPSKPVAPAKREPAEVH, via the coding sequence ATGTTGAACACCCTTCTTCCAATCCTGCTGTTCGCAGCCATCGGCCTCGCGGTCCTTGGCGCCTTGCGGCGGGTAAACATGTGGCGCCGGGGACGACCGGCCAAGGTCGACCTGATCGGTGGCCTCTTTGCCATGCCCAAGCGCTACATGGTGGATTTGCACCATGTGGTGGCGCGGGACAAATACATTGCCAACACCCACGTCGCCACGGCCGGTGGTGCGGTGGCGTCGATTGTGTTGGCGATCCTGGTCCACGGGTTTGGCCTGCATAACCGCTTCCTCGGCTATGCGTTGCTGCTGATGTCGGCGGTGATGTTCGTTGGCGCGATCTTCATGTACCTGCGTCGGCGCAACCCGCCAGCGCGTTTGTCGAAAGGCCCGTGGATGCGCCTGCCGAAAAGCCTGCTGGCCTTCTCGGCGTCGTTCTTCCTGGTGACCTTGCCGGTGGCGGGCATCCTGCCGGAAAACTTCGGTGGTTGGCTGGTGGCGGCGATCCTGGGCGTCGGCGTGTTGTGGGGCGTGTCGGAATTGTTCTTCGGCATGACCTGGGGCGGGCCGATGAAGCACGCCTTCGCCGGTGCCCTGCACCTGGCCTGGCACCGTCGTGCCGAGCGCTTTGGTGGTGGCCGTTCCACTGGCTTGAAGCCGCTGGACCTGACCGACCCCGCCGCACCGCTGGGCGTGGAAAAACCCAAGGATTTCACCTGGAACCAACTGCTCGGCTTTGACGCTTGCGTGCAGTGCGGCAAGTGCGAAGCGGCCTGCCCGGCGTTCGCCGCCGGCCAGCCGCTGAACCCGAAAAAGCTCATCCAGGACATGGTCGTCGGCCTGGCCGGCGGCACCGATGCGAAGTTCGCCGGCAGTCCTTACCCAGGCAAACCCGTCGGCGAGCACGGCGGTAATCCGCACCAGCCGATCGTCAATGGTCTGGTGGACGCCGAGACGCTGTGGTCCTGCACCACTTGCCGGGCGTGTGTCGAGGAGTGCCCGATGATGATCGAGCACGTCGACGCCATCGTCGACATGCGCCGGCACCTGACCCTGGAAAAAGGCGCCACGCCGAACAAGGGCGCCGAGGTGCTGGAAAACCTCATCGCCACGGACAACCCTGGCGGCTTCGCCCCGGGCGGGCGGATGAACTGGGCGGCGGACCTGAACCTGAATCTGCTCAGCGAGAAAAAATCCGCCGACGTGCTGTTCTGGGTCGGCGACGGTGCCTTCGACATGCGTAACCAGCGCACCTTGCGCGCCTTCGTCAAAATCCTCAAGGCGGCGAAAATCGATTTCGCCGTGCTCGGCCTCGAAGAGCGCGACAGTGGCGACGTGGCCCGACGCCTCGGCGATGAAGCAACGTTCCAGCTATTGGCCAAGCGCAACATCCAGACCCTGGCCAAATACAGCTTCAACCGCATCGTCACCTGCGACCCCCACAGCTTCCACGTGTTGAAAAACGAATACGGCGCCTTTGATGGCAACTACCTGGTGCAGCACCACAGCACCTACCTGGCGGAAATCATCGACGCCGGCGCGCTGAACCTCGGCCAGCACAAGGGCGACAGCGTGACTTATCACGACCCTTGCTACCTGGGCCGCTACAACGGCGAATACGAGGCTCCGCGCCAGGTGCTGCGTGCGCTGGGCATCGAGGTCAAGGAGATGCAGCGTTCCGGTTTCCGTTCCCGTTGCTGCGGCGGCGGTGGCGGTGCGCCGATCACCGACATTCCGGGCAAACAGCGTATTCCTGACATGCGCATGGAAGACATCCGCGAAACCGGCGCCGAACTGGTGGCCGTGGGTTGTCCACAGTGCACCGCAATGCTGGAGGGCGTGGTCGAACCACGACCGATGATCAAGGACATTGCCGAACTGGTGGCCGATGCGCTGCTCGAGGATACGACCCCGAGCAAACCCGTGGCTCCGGCCAAACGTGAACCTGCGGAGGTGCATTGA
- a CDS encoding dipeptidase: MSPAELHADSIVIDGLIIAKWNRDLFEDMRKGGLTAANCTVSVWEGFQATINNIVASQKLIRENSDLVIPVKTTADIRRAKEQGKTGIIFGFQNAHAFEDQLGYVEIFKQLGVGVVQMCYNTQNLVGTGCYERDGGLSGFGREIVAEMNRVGIMCDLSHVGSKTSEEVILESKKPVCYSHCLPSGLKEHPRNKSDEELKFIADHGGFVGVTMFAPFLAKGIDSTIDDYAEAIEYTMNIVGEDAIGIGTDFTQGHGQDFFEMLTHDKGYARRLTSFGKIINPLGIRTVGEFPNLTETLLKRGHPERVVRKIMGENWVNILKDVWGE, translated from the coding sequence ATGAGCCCAGCCGAATTGCACGCCGACAGCATCGTTATCGACGGGCTGATCATTGCCAAGTGGAACCGTGACCTGTTCGAAGACATGCGCAAGGGCGGCCTGACCGCAGCCAACTGCACCGTGTCGGTGTGGGAAGGTTTTCAGGCCACCATCAACAACATCGTCGCCAGCCAGAAACTGATCCGCGAAAACAGCGACCTGGTGATCCCGGTGAAGACCACCGCCGACATCCGTCGCGCCAAGGAGCAGGGCAAGACCGGCATCATCTTCGGCTTCCAGAACGCCCATGCCTTCGAGGACCAGCTCGGCTATGTCGAGATCTTCAAGCAGCTGGGCGTCGGCGTGGTGCAGATGTGCTACAACACCCAGAACCTGGTGGGCACCGGCTGCTACGAGCGCGACGGCGGCCTGTCGGGCTTCGGTCGTGAAATCGTCGCCGAGATGAACCGCGTCGGCATCATGTGCGACCTGTCCCACGTTGGCTCCAAGACTTCCGAAGAAGTCATTCTCGAATCGAAGAAGCCGGTCTGCTACTCCCACTGCCTGCCGTCCGGTCTGAAAGAGCACCCACGCAACAAGTCCGATGAGGAATTGAAGTTCATCGCCGACCACGGCGGTTTCGTCGGCGTGACCATGTTCGCGCCGTTCCTGGCCAAGGGCATCGATTCGACCATCGACGACTACGCCGAAGCTATCGAATACACCATGAACATCGTCGGCGAAGACGCCATCGGCATCGGCACCGACTTCACCCAGGGCCATGGCCAGGATTTCTTCGAGATGCTGACCCACGACAAGGGTTATGCCCGTCGTCTGACCAGCTTCGGCAAGATCATCAACCCCCTGGGCATCCGCACCGTGGGCGAATTCCCGAATCTCACCGAGACGCTGCTCAAGCGCGGTCACCCGGAGCGGGTGGTGCGCAAGATCATGGGCGAGAACTGGGTGAACATTTTGAAAGACGTCTGGGGCGAATAA
- the dgcA gene encoding dimethylglycine demethylation protein DgcA: MAFEAMFQPIQIGKLTIRNRVLSTAHAEVYATDGGMTTDRYVKYYEEKAKGGIGLAICGGSSVVAIDSPQEWWSSVNLSTDRIIPHFQNLADAMHKHGAKIMIQITHMGRRSRWDGFNWPTLMSPSGVREPVHRATCKTIEPEEIWRVIGNYAQAARRAKAGGLDGVELSAVHQHMIDQFWSPRVNKRTDEWGGSFEGRMKFGLEVLKAVRAEVGDDFCVGMRLCGDEFHPDGLSHEDMKQIAKYYDDTGMLDFIGVVGSGCDTHNTLANVIPNMSYPPEPFLHLAAGIKEVVKVPVLHAQNIKDPNQATRILEGGYVDMVGMTRAHIADPHLIAKIKMGQIDQIKQCVGANYCIDRQYQGLDVLCIQNAATSREYMGVPHIIEKSTGPKRKVVVVGAGPAGMEAARVAAERGHDVTLFEKKEFIGGQITTASKAPQRDQIAGITRWFQLELARLKVDLRLGVAADAPTIMDLRPDVVVLAVGGHPNVEQNEHWGAAEGLVVSSWDVLDGKVAPGKNVLVYDTICEFTGMSVADFLADKGSQVEIVTDDIKPGVAIGGTSFPTYYRSMYPKEVIMTGDMMLEKVYREGDKLVAVLENEYTGAKEERVVDQVVVENGVRPDEEIYYALKEGSRNKGQIDVEALFAIKPQPCLEQSGDGYLLFRIGDCVAQRNTHAAIYDALRLCKDF, from the coding sequence ATGGCTTTTGAAGCAATGTTCCAGCCGATCCAGATCGGCAAGCTGACCATCCGCAACCGCGTGCTCAGCACCGCGCACGCCGAGGTCTACGCCACCGACGGCGGCATGACCACCGACCGCTATGTGAAATATTACGAAGAGAAGGCCAAGGGCGGCATCGGCCTGGCAATCTGCGGCGGCTCGTCCGTGGTTGCCATCGACAGCCCGCAGGAATGGTGGAGTTCGGTGAACCTGTCCACCGACCGCATCATCCCGCACTTCCAGAACCTGGCCGACGCCATGCACAAGCATGGCGCCAAGATCATGATCCAGATTACCCACATGGGTCGTCGCTCGCGTTGGGACGGTTTCAACTGGCCGACCCTGATGTCACCGTCCGGCGTGCGTGAGCCGGTGCATCGTGCGACCTGCAAGACCATCGAGCCGGAAGAAATCTGGCGGGTGATCGGCAACTACGCCCAGGCCGCGCGCCGGGCCAAGGCCGGTGGCCTGGACGGCGTCGAGCTGTCCGCCGTGCACCAGCACATGATCGACCAGTTCTGGAGCCCACGGGTCAACAAGCGCACCGACGAGTGGGGCGGCAGTTTCGAAGGCCGGATGAAGTTCGGCCTGGAAGTGTTGAAGGCCGTGCGCGCCGAAGTGGGTGACGATTTCTGCGTGGGCATGCGCCTGTGCGGTGACGAGTTCCACCCGGACGGCTTGTCCCACGAGGACATGAAGCAGATCGCCAAGTACTACGACGACACCGGCATGCTCGATTTCATCGGCGTGGTGGGCTCGGGTTGCGACACCCATAACACCCTGGCCAACGTCATTCCGAACATGAGTTATCCACCGGAGCCGTTCCTGCACCTGGCCGCCGGTATCAAGGAAGTGGTCAAGGTTCCGGTGCTGCATGCGCAGAACATCAAGGACCCGAACCAGGCCACGCGGATCCTCGAGGGCGGCTACGTCGACATGGTCGGCATGACCCGCGCCCACATCGCCGATCCGCACCTGATCGCCAAGATCAAGATGGGCCAGATCGACCAGATCAAGCAGTGCGTCGGCGCCAACTACTGCATCGACCGCCAGTATCAGGGCCTGGACGTGCTGTGCATCCAGAACGCTGCGACCTCCCGTGAATACATGGGCGTGCCGCACATCATCGAGAAATCCACCGGGCCGAAACGCAAAGTCGTGGTGGTCGGTGCCGGCCCGGCCGGGATGGAAGCGGCGCGCGTGGCCGCCGAGCGTGGGCACGACGTGACGCTGTTCGAGAAGAAGGAGTTCATCGGCGGACAGATCACCACCGCCTCGAAAGCCCCGCAACGGGACCAGATCGCCGGTATCACCCGCTGGTTCCAGCTGGAGCTGGCGCGGCTGAAAGTCGACCTGCGCCTGGGCGTGGCGGCGGATGCGCCAACCATCATGGATTTGCGTCCGGACGTGGTGGTGCTGGCGGTTGGCGGCCACCCGAACGTCGAGCAGAACGAGCACTGGGGCGCCGCCGAAGGGTTGGTGGTCAGCAGCTGGGACGTGCTCGACGGCAAGGTTGCACCGGGCAAGAACGTGCTGGTCTACGACACCATCTGCGAGTTCACCGGCATGTCGGTGGCGGACTTCCTCGCCGACAAGGGCAGCCAGGTCGAGATCGTCACCGACGATATCAAGCCAGGCGTGGCCATTGGCGGGACGTCGTTCCCGACCTACTACCGCAGCATGTACCCCAAGGAAGTGATCATGACCGGGGACATGATGCTGGAGAAGGTCTACCGCGAAGGCGACAAGCTGGTGGCAGTGCTGGAGAACGAATACACCGGCGCCAAGGAAGAACGTGTGGTGGACCAGGTGGTGGTGGAGAACGGCGTGCGGCCGGACGAAGAAATCTACTACGCGCTGAAGGAAGGTTCGCGCAACAAGGGCCAGATCGACGTCGAAGCCTTGTTCGCGATCAAGCCGCAGCCATGCCTGGAGCAGAGTGGCGATGGCTACCTGCTGTTCCGCATCGGCGACTGCGTGGCCCAGCGTAATACCCATGCGGCCATCTACGACGCCCTGCGGTTGTGCAAGGATTTCTAA
- a CDS encoding DUF5943 domain-containing protein, giving the protein MAKIAPQLPIEVDSETGVWTSDALPMLYVPRHFFVNNHMGIEEVLGADAYAEILYKAGYKSAWHWCEKEAECHGLEGVAVFEHYMKRLSQRGWGLFKIQDIDLDKGTASVKLEHSAFVYVYGKVGRKVDYMFTGWFAGAMDQILAARGSQIRTVAEQVYGGSEEGHDDGLFIVKPL; this is encoded by the coding sequence ATGGCCAAGATCGCCCCGCAACTGCCAATCGAAGTCGACAGCGAAACCGGTGTCTGGACTTCCGACGCCCTGCCGATGCTGTACGTGCCGCGTCACTTCTTCGTCAACAACCACATGGGCATCGAGGAAGTGCTGGGCGCCGATGCCTACGCCGAAATCCTCTACAAGGCCGGCTACAAATCCGCCTGGCACTGGTGTGAAAAAGAAGCCGAATGTCACGGCCTGGAAGGCGTCGCGGTGTTCGAGCATTACATGAAGCGCCTGTCCCAGCGTGGCTGGGGCCTGTTCAAGATCCAGGACATCGACCTGGACAAAGGCACCGCCAGCGTCAAGCTCGAGCATTCGGCGTTCGTCTACGTGTACGGCAAGGTCGGGCGCAAGGTCGACTACATGTTCACCGGCTGGTTCGCCGGCGCCATGGATCAGATTCTCGCCGCTCGCGGCAGCCAGATCCGCACCGTGGCCGAGCAGGTCTACGGCGGTTCCGAAGAAGGCCACGACGACGGCCTGTTCATCGTCAAGCCGTTGTAA